In Daphnia magna isolate NIES linkage group LG5, ASM2063170v1.1, whole genome shotgun sequence, a single genomic region encodes these proteins:
- the LOC116924075 gene encoding chymotrypsin-2 has protein sequence MTVSVTYSGLHCVSFLYVCLIVFVATWAQSLETENVAVSQANGNRSGFVGRLQSQADIIPDHDPKHHSCMTFDGQPGTCMSARECYPYTKVHQSLGPRDTWVIGSLGTCHLSTDSIGRQGSGICCNSHRELRLPQVNNLTYNEQLLHQQEMRRISNSAGSRIVNGKLSALGEFPFMIGIMRGKNVFCGGSLLDANHVLTAAHCVSGLSPQNILELTIILGAVELTDPKRVTRRVKSVIRHRQFDNRKLRNDIALLTLDSPVEFSSVISPVCLHDNVTHGYVGKDVVTAGWGRTYYKGPKSPVLQKVTLQLKSLDDCRKNLGVQSPGGVPDHYICAWAPTRDSCAGDSGGPLMLAEDGCQIGVVSWGIGCATNTYGVYTRISSFRDWIDKNKVRF, from the exons ATGACAGTGTCTGTGACCTATAGCGGATTGCATTGTGTTTCCTTTCTCTATGTGTGTTTGATTGTATTCGTAGCGACATGGGCCCAATCTCTAGAAACGGAAAATGTCGCGGTGTCACAAG CTAATGGCAACCGATCAGGTTTCGTTGGTCGACTTCAGAGTCAAGCAGACATCATACCGGACCATGATCCAAAGCATCATTCCTGTATGACTTTTGACGGACAGCCAGGTACCTGCATGTCAGCACGAGAATGTTACCCGTACACCAAAGTTCATCAGTCTCTAGGTCCCAGAGATACGTGGGTTATCGGCTCTCTGGGAACCTGCCATTTGTCCACGGACTCCATCGGACGACAG GGTTCCGGAATCTGCTGTAATTCACATCGTGAATTGCGACTTCCTCAGGTGAACAATTTAACTTACAATGAACAATTGCTTCATCAGCAAGAAATGCGACGCATCAGCAACTCCGCAGGCTCCAGAATCGTAAATGGAAAGCTTTCCGCATTAGGAGAATTTCCTTTTATG ATAGGTATCATGCGAGGAAAAAACGTTTTTTGCGGGGGATCGCTGTTGGATGCTAATCACGTTTTGACAGCTGCGCATTGCGTTAGCGG TTTATCACCTCAGAATATACTCGAACTAACCATCATTCTTGGTGCAGTCGAATTAACTGACCCCAAAAGAGTGACTAGGCGGGTAAAGAGCGTTATTCGTCACAGGCAATTCGACAACCGCAAATTG CGCAACGATATTGCCCTGCTTACGTTAGACTCGCCAGTTGAATTCTCCAGCGTCATATCGCCAGTTTGTCTTCACGATAATGTCACACACGGCTACGTTGGAAAAGACGTCGTAACCGCTGGATGGGGCCGGACATATTACA AGGGACCGAAATCACCAGTGCTACAAAAAGTGACGTTGCAACTCAAATCACTGGATGATTGCCGGAAAAATTTAGGAGTTCAATCGCCAGGAGGCGTCCCCGATCATTATATCTGCGCATGGGCCCCCACTCGAGATTCGTGTGCC GGTGACAGCGGAGGACCGCTGATGCTTGCAGAAGATGGTTGTCAAATCGGCGTCGTTAGCTGGGGTATCGGATGTGCAACCAATACTTACGGAGTCTATACGCGGATCTCTTCTTTCCGTGATTggatcgataaaaataaagttcGTTTTTGA
- the LOC116924076 gene encoding LOW QUALITY PROTEIN: alpha-(1,3)-fucosyltransferase C (The sequence of the model RefSeq protein was modified relative to this genomic sequence to represent the inferred CDS: substituted 1 base at 1 genomic stop codon), with protein sequence MSKQRKLLQVVLLIVMVSMCLYWYAAYHDVVEHSELFHLITKETKYILLWKEFWGYKFGSGNKAFVNAGCRILDCLITHNASLMPHEDFDAIMIHPPTQNIPYKFKNRRPDQIFVMFTLEPPSHMPRNLKVFDNYFNWTMTYRTGSTFHLKYGEIIPLDSAPSTMDQAMAMRQEMMRSGINPAQGKTKLAVWLATNCNAGSNRQTYVKILKKYAMVDIISKGQSCGGRDVCPREKNRKVCYHLVEKTYKFYLSFENSICEEYVTEKFFEMMNRNIVPVVLGGVDYAAIAPPHSYINALDYTPRQLAEYLNELDRNDTXYAEYFWWKPHYRVNDLYETSKTAFCDLCEALHTMPLRKSTVEGIQAWYMEPSLCTHMPNFKDN encoded by the coding sequence ATGTCTAAACAACGTAAACTTTTACAAGTTGTTCTTCTAATTGTCATGGTGTCAATGTGTCTGTATTGGTACGCTGCATATCACGATGTTGTAGAACATTCTGAGCTTTTTCATCTAATAACCAAAGAAACTAAATACATTTTACTATGGAAAGAATTCTGGGGATATAAATTTGGATCAGGTAATAAGGCTTTCGTTAACGCAGGATGCCGAATTCTTGACTGCCTCATCACTCACAATGCCAGCCTCATGCCTCACGAGGATTTCGACGCCATAATGATTCATCCACCGACACAGAATATTCCgtacaagtttaaaaatcgAAGGCCAGATCAAATTTTTGTCATGTTCACTCTTGAGCCGCCATCACACATGCCCCGAAACTTGAAGGTGTTTGACAACTATTTCAACTGGACCATGACTTATCGAACAGGATCTACTTTTCACCTCAAGTACGGCGAAATAATTCCTTTGGACAGCGCACCGAGCACGATGGATCAAGCAATGGCCATGCGACAAGAGATGATGCGATCAGGCATCAATCCAGCACAGGGAAAGACAAAACTAGCTGTTTGGTTGGCAACTAACTGTAACGCTGGAAGCAACAGACAAACGTATGttaaaatattgaaaaaatatgCCATGGTAGACATTATCAGTAAAGGACAATCGTGTGGTGGCAGGGACGTTTGTCCTAGAGAAAAGAACCGCAAGGTATGCTATCATCTGGTTGAGAAAACTTATAAATTCTACTTGTCCTTTGAGAACTCCATCTGTGAAGAATACGTCACTGAAAAGTTCTTCGAAATGATGAACCGAAACATAGTGCCCGTTGTTCTTGGGGGAGTTGATTATGCTGCCATTGCTCCACCACACTCCTACATCAATGCCCTGGATTACACTCCCCGTCAGCTGGCTGAATATCTGAACGAGTTGGATCGTAATGACACTTAGTACGCCGAGTATTTCTGGTGGAAGCCACACTATCGTGTCAACGACCTCTATGAGACGAGCAAGACAGCATTTTGCGATTTGTGTGAAGCTCTTCATACAATGCCCTTGAGAAAGTCCACAGTCGAAGGTATACAAGCATGGTACATGGAACCATCTCTTTGTACACATATGCCAAATTTCAAGGACAATTGA
- the LOC116924078 gene encoding alpha-(1,3)-fucosyltransferase C codes for FIHRRREFHTISKIEGPIKFFSCLITSRQHTCPDTWRCLTTISTLQRSYKFYLSFENSICEEYVTEKFFEMMNRNIVPVVLGGADYAAIAPPHSYINALDYTPRQLAEYLKELDRNDTLYAEYFWWKKRYRINDLHEMTKTALCDLCEALHTTPLKNSTVKGLQRWLLEPSLCRHFPIFKDN; via the coding sequence TTCATCCATCGACGCAGAGAATTCCACACAATTTCAAAAATCGAAGGCCCGATCAAATTTTTCTCATGTTTAATAACGAGCCGCCAGCACACCTGCCCAGATACATGGAGATGTTTGACAACTATTTCAACATTGCAAAGAAGTTACAAATTCTACTTGTCCTTCGAAAACTCCATCTGTGAAGAATACGTCACTGAAAAGTTCTTCGAAATGATGAACCGAAACATAGTGCCCGTTGTTCTCGGTGGTGCTGATTATGCTGCCATCGCTCCACCGCATTCCTACATCAACGCTCTGGATTACACTCCTCGTCAGCTGGCTGAATATCTGAAAGAGTTGGATCGTAATGACACTTTGTACGCTGAGTATTTCTGGTGGAAGAAACGCTATCGTATCAACGACCTCCACGAGATGACCAAGACAGCCTTGTGTGATCTATGTGAAGCTCTTCATACGACGCCTTTGAAAAACTCCACTGTCAAAGGTTTACAAAGATGGTTGTTGGAACCATCTCTTTGTAGACATTTTCCAATATTCAAGGACAATTGA